The Streptomyces sp. NBC_00224 genome contains the following window.
TCGCCTTCACGTTCTTGGCGCCGTCCGCCGCCTTCGTCGAGGCGAGCAGGCGGGCGTACTCCTTCGCCGCGCGCTGGTCGCCACTGCCGATCGCCGCGTCCGAGCCGTACCGCTTGAACGAGACGTCCAGCCAGCGGTACTGCGAGCCCTTCACACCCTTGTCGTCCAGACCGTTCCACGAGCAGGTGCCCTGCGAGGCCACGTCCGTCGACTTGCCCGCCGTACCCGACTTCGACTTCGCCTTCGGCACCAGATTGTCGATCGTCTTCTCCGACAGCGCCTTGCACGGGTCGGGCAGCTTGGCGTACTTGGCCGGGGCGACGGACGGCGACGAGGACTGCTTGCCGCTCGGCGTGGCGGCCGAGGACGACGACCCCGAGTCCTTCTTCTTCTCGCCGCCGGAGTCCGACGAGCAGCCCACGGCGACGAGCATCACGGGGACGGCGGCGCAGGCGAGCACACGGGCGAGCCGCGTGCGCGGGGCGGTGGCGGGGGCGGGTCGGTGCATGGTTCTACGCGTTCCTTCGCTGGTCGCTGCTGGCTGGTCGCTCATGGGGTCGATCGGATGGCCCGGCGCGCTCACTCGCCGAAGAGCTCGGCGAGCTTGGCGGCCAGGGCCTGGGTCTTCTCCTGGAGTTCCTGGCTGTCGGGGGCGGCGGCGTTCGGAGAGCTCGGCTGTTCCGTGTACTCGACGGTCACGATCACATTGGACGTACGGAAGACGACGGTGACGGTACGGCGCTGGGCGGCCGATCCGCTCGCCGTGAGCGCGTCGTCCAGATACGCGGCGTCGCCGAGCCCGGTGAGGATACGCGGCCGGAGCCCGTCGGGGGTGGTGGCGGGCGGGCCGGAGGAGACCGGAGGGGAGGGGGTCGCAGTGGTGGGGGTCGGCGCGGCGGAGGAGGCGGCCCGGCTCTGGGCGCGCAGCCCGGGGGAGGGCTTGCCGGAGGGCTTCGCGGAGGGGACGGCGCCGGTGGTCCCCGGCTTGCCGCTGCCGCCGGTCCGGGGGGTGCCCCGGGGGGTGTCCTTGCCCCCGTCCTTCGGGGCGGGCAGCTTGGCGGCCGACTCCTTCTTCCCGTAGACGGCCTTCGCCCGGTCGTCGTCGCTGACGGCGGGGTCGTACGAAACGACCCGCTCGAAGTCGACGAACAGCCGGCGCGCCCCGTCCGGCGCCTCGTCCTTCCAGCGGCAGCCCACGCGCCGGTCCGTGTCGTACGTGAGCTCGGCGGCCCCCGCGTACGCCTTGGCCTTCTGGTCGTCCGGCAGCTCGGCGGCGCCCGGCAGCATGTCCTTGAGGACGCCCTTGTTCACGGCTCGGCACGGCTCGGGCAGGGTGCGGTACCGGCCGGGCGGCGCGGCGGCCGCCTTGGGCACGCCCGCCTTGGAGTCCGTGGCGGTGCCGTCGGTGCCGGAGCCCGAGGAGCAGCCCGCGACGAGCGCCACGAGGAGCGCCACACCGGGCACGTACGCCTTTCGCTGCACGGTTCCCAGGCTCCCTTCAGAGGAAAAGCGGTTGCCGCCGGAAGGCGGCGGCTGGACACAATGTCTATCGCACGCGCTGCCGTGAACGCCGGTCCACTGTCCTGTTTGTGGTCTTTGGTGACGGTTTTTGCGCACCAGGCGCATGATGGCGCAAAGGAATGTTTCGGGAAAACCAGTCAAATCACCCAACTGGGGTGACTGTGGAGACTCGGGAGACTCGGGGGAACGAGGAATTATGTCGTACGTAGAGGTACCGGGCGCACAGGTCCCGATCCGGATGTGGGCGGACCCGGCGACGGTCGAGGACGGCGCGATGCAGCAGCTGCGCAACGTCGCCACGCTGCCGTGGATCAAGGGCCTGGCCGTGATGCCGGACGTCCACTACGGCAAGGGCGCGACGGTGGGCTCGGTCATCGCCATGCACGGCGCGGTCTGCCCGGCGGCGGTCGGCGTCGACATCGGCTGCGGCATGTCCGCGGTCAAGACGTCCCTGACCGCGAACGACCTCCCGGGTGACCTCTCCCGCCTCCGCTCCAAGATCGAACAGGCTATTCCGGTCGGGCGGGGGATGCACGACTCCGCAGTGGACCCGACCCGCTTCTTCGGCTTCGCCACGGCGGGCTGGGACGACTTCTGGGGACGGTTCGAGGGGGTGGCGGACGCGGTCAAGTTCCGTCAGGAACGGGCTGTCAAGCAGATGGGAACGCTCGGATCCGGAAATCATTTCATCGAGTTCTGTCTCGATGAGTCGGATTCGGTCTGGCTGATGCTGCACTCCGGGTCCCGGAACATCGGCAAGGAGCTGGCCGACTTCCACATCGGCGAGGCCCAGAAGCTCCCGCACAACCAGGGTCTGGTCGACCGCGACCTGGCGGTGTTCATCGCGGACACCCCGCAGATGGCGGCGTACCGGAACGATCTCTTCTGGGCGCAGGAGTACGCGAAGTACAACCGCGCGATCATGATGGCGCTCTTCCAGGACGTGGTCCGGAAGGAGTTCAAGAAGGCCAAGGTGACCTTCGAGCCGGTGATCAGCTGCCACCACAACTATGTGTCGGAGGAG
Protein-coding sequences here:
- a CDS encoding DUF3558 family protein, translating into MHRPAPATAPRTRLARVLACAAVPVMLVAVGCSSDSGGEKKKDSGSSSSAATPSGKQSSSPSVAPAKYAKLPDPCKALSEKTIDNLVPKAKSKSGTAGKSTDVASQGTCSWNGLDDKGVKGSQYRWLDVSFKRYGSDAAIGSGDQRAAKEYARLLASTKAADGAKNVKATPVSGIGDEATAISYDLHKTDEDFKYAVVVARTANAVVVLDYNGAGYQGADAPDAGDLMKDAQSAAKEAVASVVTANGGKQ
- a CDS encoding DUF3558 domain-containing protein — encoded protein: MQRKAYVPGVALLVALVAGCSSGSGTDGTATDSKAGVPKAAAAPPGRYRTLPEPCRAVNKGVLKDMLPGAAELPDDQKAKAYAGAAELTYDTDRRVGCRWKDEAPDGARRLFVDFERVVSYDPAVSDDDRAKAVYGKKESAAKLPAPKDGGKDTPRGTPRTGGSGKPGTTGAVPSAKPSGKPSPGLRAQSRAASSAAPTPTTATPSPPVSSGPPATTPDGLRPRILTGLGDAAYLDDALTASGSAAQRRTVTVVFRTSNVIVTVEYTEQPSSPNAAAPDSQELQEKTQALAAKLAELFGE
- a CDS encoding RtcB family protein, which produces MSYVEVPGAQVPIRMWADPATVEDGAMQQLRNVATLPWIKGLAVMPDVHYGKGATVGSVIAMHGAVCPAAVGVDIGCGMSAVKTSLTANDLPGDLSRLRSKIEQAIPVGRGMHDSAVDPTRFFGFATAGWDDFWGRFEGVADAVKFRQERAVKQMGTLGSGNHFIEFCLDESDSVWLMLHSGSRNIGKELADFHIGEAQKLPHNQGLVDRDLAVFIADTPQMAAYRNDLFWAQEYAKYNRAIMMALFQDVVRKEFKKAKVTFEPVISCHHNYVSEERYDGMDLLVTRKGAIRAGSGDYGIIPGSMGTGSYIVKGLGNAASFNSASHGAGRKMSRNAAKRKFTTRDLEEQTRGVECRKDSGVVDEIPGAYKPIEKVIDQQRDLVEVVAKLKQVVCVKG